The Paenarthrobacter aurescens region GGCGAATTGGTTGAGGAAGGCGAATCGTTGGACCTTCTGGCCAACCCTGCGCACCCTTACGCGCAACTGCTGGTTTCGGCCGTCCCGGACCCGGCCCGGGCAGGTTCGTATGATCCGGTCCGCAGGGCAGAACTGCGGAAAGCCGTGATGGCCTCACAACACTGTGCGTTCCACGGCGATCCGAACCAAGTGTGTTCGTCAGAGAAACCTGTGCGTCACCAGGTGGGTGACCCCGACAACCATCACTGGGTACGCTGCCACCTCTACCGGCCCTGGGCTGCTGCCGGCGGCCATGCCTTGGCCAGCGAGCCACTCCCACCCAGCCACCCGGCGTCGAACGCTCAAGAAGAGGCTTCCGCATGACTGAAACCACCCACCCTCTCGCCACCATTCCACGGGAAGAACTGCTCTCCCGCGCAGAAGCAGACCCCCTCCGCCCGCGATTCCACTTCGTCTCGCCGGCCGGTTGGCTCAACGATCCCAATGGGGTCAGCCAGTGGAAAGGCACCTACCACCTGTTCTACCAATACAACCCTGAAGGCGCCTTCCACCACCGCATCCAGTGGGGTCATGCCACCAGCAAGGACCTGGTCACGTGGATTGACCAGCCAGTGGCGTTGGAACCTTCCGCCGGACCGGATGCCGAGGGCTGCTGGTCCGGGGTGTTGGTGAACGACGGCGGCACGCCCACCTTGGTGTACTCGGGACGGTTTGAGGATCAGGAGCTGCCCTGCGTGGCCGTAGGGTCCCCGGATTTGCTGGAATGGACCAAGGATCCCCGGAATCCAGTGATCAAGGCTCCGCCGGCCGGGGTGGACATCACCGCCTACCGCGATCACTGCGTGTGGAGGGAGGGCAGTACATGGCGGCAGCTGGTTGGTTCAGGGATTCGGCACCGGGGCGGGACAGCGTTTCTCTACGAGTCCAACGATTTACGGTCCTGGGACTACGTGGGACCGTTGGTCATCGGCGATGCTTCCCAAGGCGATCCTTCGGACACGGACTGGACCGGCACCATGTGGGAATGCGTTGACCTGTTCCGGGCAGGAGAAGGATCACTGGGTTCGGCAGCGGCTGCGGACTCGCCGGATGTGCTGGTCTTCTCCGCGTGGGACGACGGCGAAACCCGCCACCCGCTGTACTGGACCGGCCGCTACTCCGGGGATACGTTCGAACCCGAGGCACTGCACCGGCTGGACTACGGGGGCCGCTTCTTCTACGCGCCGCAATCCTTCCAGGACGACTCCGGCCGCCGGATCATGTTCGGCTGGATGCAAGAGGGACGCAGCGAGGCAGCCGCGGTGGAATCAGGCTGGTCCGGAGTCATGAGCCTGCCGCGCCTCACCACCGTGGCCAAGGACGGAACTTTGGAGTTTGCACCGGTTCCGGAAATCGGGAAGCTGCGCAGGAACCACATTAGCGTGCCCGCTCAAGTGCTGGTGGGCGCCGGAACGCCCGCCACCACAGCTGTGTCCGGCAACCAGCTGGACCTTGAGCTGGACGTGCAACTGGCTCCCGGGGCAGAGATTCGTTTGGGCGTGCTGGCGTCGGCCGATGGCGCTGAGCAAACGGTGATCGTGCTGAGCCGGGATGCTGACGGAACCCCTACCGGTAGCCTTCGACTTGATCGCACCCGCAGCAGCCTCGACTCTGCCGTTGATGTGGAGGACAAGTCCGGCCCCCTTCCCATGACGGACGGTCGTGTTCGCCTGCGCGTGTTGGTGGACCGGTCCGCCGTCGAAATTTTCGCCAATGGCAAGCCGCTTACCGCCCGTATCTACCCGACGCTGGGCGGCGAAGGCGTGAGCCTGGCAGCCACCGAAGGTTCGGTGCGGCTGCTCTCCTTCGATGCCTGGACCATGGCTGGGGTCTTTGAAGAGACCCGTAGCCTCCTGCCTGAACGGAAATGAAACCCATGAAGAATTCCCCATCAGTCTCACGCCGCGGACTTCTCACCGGCGCCAGTGCCTTAGCCCTGGGCGGATCCTTGGCGCTGTCAACCCCCGCTGTGCCCGCCATGGCGGCGGGCGTACCAGCTTCGAAAGGAACATCCCGGATGCGCCCGGCCTATCACTTCAGCGTGGCAGACAACTGGAAAAACGATCCCCAGCGGCCTATCTACCTGGACGGGGAGTACCACTATTACTACTTGTACAACGCCGACTACATCAACGGCGGTGGTGGCACGTCCTGGCGCCGGGCCACCACTACCGATCACGTCGCGTTCCGGGACCGCGGTGTGGCGATACCGAAGTTCAGCAACGGCAACGGCGACTGCTGGTCAGGTTGCATGGTGGTTGATGAGGGCAATACTGCGGGATATGGGGCAGGTGCGGTCATTGCCCTCGTGACCCAAGCGCCGGAAGGCCGTCAAGCCCAGTACCTCTGGTACTCCACGGACAGGGGCCGCTCTTTTAAGCCTGGAGGCCAGGCACCGGTGCTGCCCAATCCGGGGGTCCATGATTTCCGCGATCCCAAGGTGATCTGGGACGCAGACCGTGGCCGGTGGTTCATGGCCAATGCAGAGGGGCAAAAACTGGGTTTCTACACCTCCCCGGACTTGCGGTCCTGGGCGCGGGTTGGCGAGTTTCTTCGCAGCGACCTGGGGCTGCTGGAGTGCCCGGACCTCTTCAGGATGACTGCAGACGACGGCACTTCCCACTGGGTCCTCGGGACCAGCGCCAACGGCAAAGGGCGCGGATTGCCTGCCACGTATGCGTATTGGACTGGAGCCTTTGACGGCAGCACGTTTACCCCCGACCACCCCGAGCCGGAATGGCTCGATTGCGGCTTCGACTTTTATGGCGCAGTGACCTATCCGCACCACCATGACTCGGGTGCGGAAGACCCAACTCTTCGACGCGCGATCGGGTGGGCCAATTTCTGGGATTACCCCCACAACACTCCAACTCTTGCCACTGACGGCTACAACGGCGATGACATGATCGTCCGCGATGTCCGGCTCAAGCGTGGAAAGGGCTCCTATTACCTCGCCTCAGCCCCCACCGCGGCATTGGGGGACCACGTGAAGCGGACACACCGGCTCGGTGATGTGGCGGTTGTTGGCACTCATGACCTGACGATCCGCTCGAACGCCTACGATCTGAGCTGCGAGCTGGTGTGGAACCCGGACGCGCCGCCGGCCAATCTGGGGCTGGAGGTATGCCGCGCGCCGGGTGGCGGCAGGCATGTGGCGGCGGGCGCTTTCCTGCGTGGCCCGTTTACCTACGTCAACCGCCGCCCAACCATCAACCCCACTGGCGGCGAAACCCAAACCCCGGTGGACCCCTCCACTGGCCGACTCACACTACGCATCCTTGTGGATCGCACCAGCGTGGAGGTGTTCGTGGGCGATGGGCGTGTGGTGCACTCGCACAGGGTTTTCCCCCTTGAAGGCGACGACGGCATCCGCCTCTACGCCCATGAAGGATCGGCCACGTTCAAGGACCTGACCATCCGCGAGCTCAAGGTCACCCCCTAGCCACCCCGAAGACGGAGATACAACTGATGGATTACCTCAAAACAACGTCAGACCAAGCGCATCACGGTTTTGATGTGATGGTGGTGGGTGAAGCGCTCATGGACGTCGTGACCACCGGGACGCTCAGGGCTGAACACCCGGGCGGTTCGCCAGCCAACGTGGCCTACGGGCTTGCCCGCCTTGGGGTCAATACGTGCCTCCTGACAGCCATCGCCCCGGACGCGTGGGGGAGGCGCATGGAAGAGCATCTCGTTGGTGCCGGAGTAGTGATTCTGCCGGGATCACATTCACTCGCCAGGACGGCATCGGCCACAGCAACTGTTGCTGCCGATGGTTCCGCCCACTATGACTTCGACATCTCCTGGGAGCTGGCGCCTCAGACCCCAGCGCACTTCCCGAAAATATTGCACACAGGGTCCATAGCCACTTTCCTCGAACCGGGCGCCGGTGTGGTGAAATCCCTGCTGGAACAAGCCCATCGGCAATGCGTGATCACATATGATCCCAACATTCGCCCTGCGCTCCTTGGCAGCCACAGTCAAGCGCTGGCCACCTTCGAGGAACTGGTGGGCTTGACCGACGTCGTCAAACTCAGCGAGGAGGATGCGCAGTGGCTTTACCCGGGGAGGAGCACCGCCGGGACAGCAGCTCATATTCTGAGGCTCGGTACCCGCCTGAGCGTCATCACCAAAGGTGCGGAAGGTTCCTACCTCAGCACACCCGGCTTTGAGGTCATCATTCCTGCCTCGAGGGCCAAGGTTTCAGACACCATCGGCGCCGGAGACTCCTACATGTCCGGGCTGATACATGGATTGCTCAACCGCCACGCAGAAGGGTTCGCCCCTGAAATCCTGGCTCAAACAGGGCGTGCTGCAGCCGCAGCTGCAGCCATCACGGTGCAGCGCCCCGGAGCAAACCCGCCAAGTCTGGATGAACTGAATGCGATGCTCGCATCGGCGTAAACAGAGGCCACTGGAGGGCGGCTAGCTGACGCGCCGGCCGCCCTCCAGTCTCACAACAACATCAGCGGCGTCAATTGCCTCGTCGTCGTGGCTGACGCAGGCCACTGCAGCACCGCGCGCTGCTTCTGCTGCGAGCATGGCCCGTGTGCGCTGACGGCTTTCGGCGTCCAGGCCCGCCGCTGGTTCATCGAGCAGGAAAATCCGGGCACGGCGGGCTATTCCCTGAGCAAGCAGTGCACGCTGCCGTTGGCCGCCGGAGAGCGCATTGAACGGTGAAGAGGCCAGTTCTGTGAGCTGAACCCGGGCCAGGGCCTCAGAAACGCCCGCTTTGCGCTCCGTTGCCGATCTTTTGCCCGCCCGGGCGCCACCCCACGTGCCCATGGTTACAACGTCGCGGACGGTAAGGGGCAGAGAGTCCGGAGAACTGAGGCGTTGGACAACCAGAGCTACATCGTCGTTGCGCTCCACCACCCCACGGTCAGCTTTGCGCACCCCGGCAAGAATCTCGATAAGTGTGGATTTGCCTGCTCCGTTAGGACCGGCAATTGCGGTGACTTTTCCCCATTCGAGATCCAGGTCCAGCCCCATAAGGGCAGGGCGGTCCCCGAAGCTGAAGTGAAGGTTGCGGGCGCGCAGGGCTGAATGAGAAGAGTTCACACTCGACTCTAACCCTTTTTGATAATGAATCTCAATATGCTTTACAGTGGCTGAGTGCATTGGCTAACTGAACCGTTTACCGCAGACTTCGTCCTCCGGGCCCTCATTGGGGGAGCTTTCGTCGCGATCATCTGCGGTGTTGTAGGAACCTGGGTTGTCATTCGGGGCATGGCCTTTCTTGGCGAAGCCATAGGCCACGGAATGCTGCCCGGAGTAGCGCTGGCCACAGTCGCCGGAGCTCCTGCGATAGCCGGCGGAGCGGCGAGCGCCGTCGTCATGAGCGCCGCAATCAGCCTGCTTCAACGGCGCGGCCGGTTGTCATATGACACCAGCATCGGCCTTCTTTTTGTCTCAATGTTGTCGCTCGGGGTCATCATCGTCTCCCACTCGCGCTCTTTCGCAACTGACGCAACAGCCATGCTGTTCGGTGACATCCTCGCCATGGACGAAAGTGACCTGCTGGGCCTGTCGCTGGCGGCTATTGCCACTGTGACCATTACCGCCGTTCTGCACAGAAGCTTTGTTGCCGCGGCCTTCGATACGCGTATTGCCCATACCTTGGGACTGCGTCCACACATTGCCCAGTTGGCGATGGTTGGGTTGGTAACCCTTGCAGTGGTCTCCTCCTATCAGGCGGTGGGCTCGCTCCTGGTGGTGGGGCTCCTGCTTGCCCCGGCAGTCGCTGCCGGACCATGGACCCGCAATATCCCGGCCCGCATGATGGCCGCCGCAGCCGTGGGCATTATGGCCGTTGCCCTGGGCTTGCTGTTCTCCTGGTATGCCGGGACGGCCGCCGGTGCGTCCATCGCCATGGCCGCCATTACCCTTGCGGCGTTATCCGGAGCTTTAGCGCGCCTGATGATGCGTCGCAGCAGGCTGGCCACCACTGTTTCCGGTCGGGAGCCCGCGCCCGTCCTTGTATCCCTCACTGGAAAGTCATCATGAATCACCGCACAGAACCGGCCAGAAGCCGGACAGCCCCGGCGGCCCTGACCGCATTGGTCCTTCTCTTCCTTTCGGGGTGCGGCAGTCCGTCCGTCCCGCATGCTTCAGATTCCGGGGCGCCACAACCTGGGCCGAGCGAACCGGCGTCCACCGGCGACGGTCACGGGGCGATCACCGGAGGGGCTGAGGTGGCCGAACCGCAGCTGCACCTGGTGGGAATTGATGCTGAAGGGCAAACCTCCATGGTGGATCTTCTCAACGGGACACAGTCCCGGTTGGGCAAAGTAGAACCGCCGGTTCACGTCAGCACGGACGGGCGTTATGTCTTTGCAGCGGACAGCACCGGAGTGGAGATCCTGGACAGTGGTGCATGGACGTGGGATCACGTGGACCATTTCCACTATTACCGGGCCGATCCCCGGAACGTTGGCAGGGTTGACGGTGGCGGCGCCGCCGCCATTGCCACGGGCATGTTGTCCACGGCGGGAAGAACAGGGATGTTCTTCCCCGCGTCCGGGGAGGCTGTACTTCTTGATAATGCGGCGCTCTCCGGCGGGACCATTTCCGAAACCCTTCGGATCCGGACCAAGCCACACGCCGGCCTCATTGCCCCGCTGGGCGAGGGGGCGGTGGTCACCGAACCCAATGACACGTCAACCGCCGCCGGCTTGCGCGCCGTTGATGCCAAGGGTAACGAGCTGGCCACCACCGAATGCCCATCGGCCGCAGGAACCATCACCACCAGGGTGGGGTTGGTCATCGGTTGCTCGGACGGAGCGGTGATTGCAACCATGGACGGGACAACGCCGGTCTTCGAACGGGTTCCCTACCCAACGGGAGCCGCCGCCCCGGCCACTTCGTTCAACGGACGCAAAGGCAGGCCTGTTGTTGCCGGCCTGGGTCCCGATTCCGGTGTCTGGCTTCTGAACACCCGCCAGCGCACCTGGGAATGGTTGCCCACCACCACACCTGTCATAACTGCGGCCACCGCCGACGACGTCAATCACCACGTGGTGGTCATCGGCACCGACGGCACGGTGCAGGTTTATGACGGATCAACCAAAAAACTGATCTCCAGTACAGCACCGCTGGTTACCGCATCACTGGCCGACCCGGCCTACGCCGGTAAAATCCAGCTCACCGTGGACTCCCAGCGTGCCTACATCAACGCGCCGGCCGAAGGTGTGGTCTACGAGATTGACTACGCTGATGATGCCCGGGTTGCACGAACCCTTGAACTGCCCACCAAGCCGGTTCATGTTGCGGAGACGGGCCGATGAGGCGCACGGGCATACTCGCCGTCCTCTTGGCGCTGGGGCTGGGAATGTCCGGGTGCTCCCAGCCTGGGACGCCGGAGAAACCGCAGGTAGTGGTCACCACCAACATCCTGGGAGACGTCACCAAGGAAGTCCTCGGCGACCAAGTTGACGTTACTACCCTGATGCAGCCCAATGCTGACCCGCACTCCTTCGAGATATCCGCACAGCAAGCTGCCCTCATGGGAAGTGCAGACCTGGTGGTTTCCAACGGACTCGGCCTGGAGGAAGGGCTGCAGCAACACCTGGACCGGGCCGGGAAAGCCGGGGCGCCAGTGCTTGCGGCAGGCGAGGTGATCGCCGTCGTGCCTTACAGCTCCGGGGACGCCGAAGGGGCGCCCGATCCGCATTTCTGGACAGATCCCGCCGCGATGATTGACGTCGTTGACGCAGTGGAAGCCGCCGGGCGCGATATTGAAGGCATAGACCCCAAACGGCTTGCTTCCAGTGCCGCAGCCTACCGGGACAAACTCCATCAACTGGACTCCGAAATGACCGGAGCCTTTGCCGGCATCCCCAAAGAACGCCGCGCTTTGGTCACAAACCACCACGTTTTTGGCTACCTCGCCAAACGCTTCGATTTCCAGGTGGTTGGTGCGATCATCCCCGGCGGAACCACGTTGGCGGCACCCAGTGCAGCTGACCTGCGCCAACTCAGCGAGTCCATCCGTGGCGCCGGAGTCCGCACCATCTTTGCGGACTCGTCCCAACCGGACCGGCTGGTGCAAGTGCTGGCCAGTGAAGCCGGCGTCAACGTTGAGGTAGCACAGCTCTTCACGGAATCGTTGACAGGACCCGACGGCGGCGCACCCACCTATCTGGACATGATGCGGGCAAACACTGAGCGGATTGTCACCGGGCTCGCACCCTAAAAACCTTCAACCGCACTCCAAACAACACAACAGAATGAGGAACCCTTACATGCTCCGCCAAAGAAGCACCCGCCTGGGTGGCATTGCAGTGATTGCCGGAATGACCCTCCTGGCTTCCGCCTGCGCCAACAGCACCCCCGGCAACGCCCCCGCCGCCGGCACATCTGAAAGCCCCGGCACATCCGCCGCGGACTCCGCCCAGGCCCACGGGCGTGTCGCAATCTCTTACCCGGGAGGCATCAGTGTCCTGGACAGTAAGACATTGCAGGTGGTCAGCAAATTCGACTCGGAGGACTTCACCAGGCTGAACGCCGCAGGGGATGGCCGCCACGTCTTCGTCACCACCAAGGCAGGCTTCCAGTTGCTGGACACCGTTGAACCGAAGCTCACAGATCTTAGGGTGGATGCAACGGCGGCAGGCCACGTAGTAAGGCACGCCGGAAACACGGTCCTGTTCGATGACGGTACGGGAACCACCACCATCCTCAAGACCGGGGACCTCGCCAAGGCAGGGGATACTTTGCCCGAAGCACAAACGTACAAGGCCGATTCAGCCCACCACGGCGTGTCCATTGTGCTCGAAGACGGCAAGCTCCTGACCACCCTCGGGGACAAGACCTCACGCAGCGGAGCACAGGCGCTCGAATCCCACGGCGACCACTGGGACACAGTGGCAGAGAGCAAAGAATGCCCCGGCATCCACGGCGAGGGAACTGCCATGGACGAGGCCGTGATCTTCGGTTGCGAGGACGGTGCCCTCCTCTACCACCACGGCAAGTTCGAGAAATTCACGGCACCTGACAAGTACGGCCGGATGGGCAACGCTTTCGTCTCCGGCACCAGCCCCATTGTTGTGGGCGACTACAAGACTGATCCGGACGCTGAAGGCTACCTCCTGAACTCGGTGGCGTTGATCGACACCGAAAAACACACCTTCAACGTGGTCAAGCTTCCCGAAACCGTTCAGTACACCTTCCGGGATGTGGTCCGGGGCCCCGGCGACCTGGCCTACATCCTCTCCACGGACGGCTCAATCCATGTGCTGGATCCCAAAGACGGCAAAATCATCAACGAATTCCCCGTCATCAAGGCCTGGGAAGGCCCAGCCGACTGGCAGGACGCCCACCCGGCGATCGTAGCCAACGGAAACATCGCCTATGTCACCGAACCGTCAACAAGCACCGTGCATTCGGTGGATCTGACCACCGGCAAGGTCACTGCCTCATCACAGCTGGACGTCGTGCCCAATGAAATCGCCATCACCCTCGGAACGCACTGACGCTTACTTGTGAAAACCAAGGGCAGGACCACTGATAAGTGGTCCTGCCCTTGGTGCGTTGGGTCACGTTCCAGCGCCCGTAGCTCGGGCTGCCTGTTGCGATGGTGTGCTGGAACGGACCCCAACGCGTACCGAACCTGATCTTCGGCGTTTGAATTGGCTCCGGGCTACATAATGCCTGTGGGTACAAGCAAGGCCCAGGCCAAGGCCGGTGCCACCAGAACAACTCCGCCGGCGTACATCATCAGTTCCTTGTAGACGCGCTGCCGGTCGTCCTCGCGGGCATTGGCTACCACCAGGGCGCCGTCGGTGGAGAAGGGGGATACGTCCACAACAGTCGCGGCGATCGCCAGTGCTGCCACGGTTCCCGAGGCACTCAGCGAGCTGGTTGCCAGCAAAGGACCGGCCAGGGGAATGAACGCGGTCAGAAGCGCGGTGGATGAGGCGAAGGCCGAACCGACGCCAATGACATAACAGAGCACCAAAGCAATAAGGAGCGGCGCTCCGAGTGCAAGGGCTTGTTCGGCGAGGGTATCGATCACACCCACGTGTTGCAGGAGGGAAACGTAGGTGATCATTCCGGCGACGAGCAGCACAGTGGACCAGGAAACGCCGCCGATGAAGGTCTGGTGCTCCTTGATGTTGACCAGCGCCAGAAGGAGTCCGGCTGAGAGGGCAACAAAGCCGATTGGCATGTGGAAGCCCAGGGCGCAGACGAGCATGGCCACGATGAGTCCCAACGTGAGGATCTGCTGGCCGCGTGGCCGGGTGGCGCGTGCCTCGAGGTCGGCGTGCTGCCCGGCGGCGCCGTCGCGAAGTTTGCCCAACAGTGCAAACAGCACCACGGTGAGGATTGAGAGGATGAGGTTCAGGGCGAAGCTCGCTCCGAAGAGTGCGCCTTGGGAGATCGGAAAACCGTTCTTGACGGCGATGTCGTGCACCAGAACGCCGGCTACGGAAAGCGGGGAGAAGCCTCCGGCATGGGCACCGTTGATAATGAATGCGCCCATGAGAACGGGGTGGATGCGTGACTCGTAGGCCAACCCGATTGCGGCCGGTGCCAGCAGCGCCACAGCGGCGGGGGAGAAGGTGCCCAGGGCGGTAAGTGATGCGGCCAGAAGGAAAAACACCCACGGCAGGAGCAGCGTTTTACCGCGAACAAGCCGAACGCAGTTTTGGACGATGATCTCAATGGTCCCGTTCCTCTGGGCCATGCTGAAGAAATACGTAACGCCGATGATGGTGATCACGATGTTGGCGGGGAAGTCGGCCAGGATTTCCTTGTCGGTCATACCGAGCATGAAGTAGCCCACGCCGAAGGAAGCTACGAGACCCATAACACCGATGTTCAACGGCCATTTGGTGGCCACGACGAACATCACCACCAGGATTACCAGGGGAATGATCTGGGTGGCTGTCATGGTCGGCTCCGATTCAGGGGTGGCCGCCGGGTTGAAGATGGCACCCCCGAACAGGATGGCAGCCAGACCCAGGATGACAGAAGCGGCAACCGTTATCAGCAGGATACGGCGGCGGTTGGCGGGACGCTGGGAACGTTCTTCCCGGATGTCGCTCTCAGCCTCGGGAGCTGGTGTGGAAATTGTCTTGGCCATGGTGGTTTCTCCTCATTGAGTGGCTGTTGCTAGCGAGGCTTCGACGACGTTGCCGAGAGTCTCCGGGAGGTAAATGATGCTGGTGGCAATGGTGCGGGCTGTCCGGTCAACGCCCACCAGCAGTGACCCGTCTTGTTCCTCGCTCCAGGTTTCCAGGACGCCGGCAGGCGTCCTGAGCTTGAGAACTGATTCCTCTGTAGTGCCGGTGATGGCGTTCAGCACTGTGCCCGGTGTGCGGGCCGCGAGCGTCAGGGCGATGCTTCCGGTGATGGCCAGGGCAGGGTGAGGTTTGCCCATGGAGAGCATCATGACGTTGACGTCACCAACGTCCTCGGGCCCTTCAGGAGAGCCGACGATGGCAAGTTTGGGAACAGCCCGCGCTGCCTCGGCAGGAGTGGCCGCCATGCCCATCAGTACCGCTGCCTGGCGGCGAATTTGCTCCAAGGTGTCCAGTTGCAGTTCGACGCCGGCCTTCCAGGCCTCGTAACGGGCCGTGTCCAGTCCAAGTTCCTCGGCACGGACCATAACCACAGGTGCCCCGGCGTCCACCATGGATACCGTCCAGCGGGTTCCGCCGGCATGGATTGTGTCAATCTCAGAGCCGGTGGGAAGCATCTTTCCGGTGGTTTTGCCCGCGGGATTTTCAAAGCCGAGGCCCACCCGGTAACCGGGAAAAACGACGCCGGGCATTTGCGCGTCCGGGACAATCGGCAGTGCGCCGGCAGGAGTTGAAACCCGCTGAATAATGACCTGGCCTGTGTTGGTATTTCGGGTGACGATCCTCGTGGAGTCTCCGTCGGGCACCACCCACCCCTTTTCGATGGCGTAGAGACCAACTACCGCCGAGCAGTTCCCGCAGTTGCTGCCCCAGTCAACAGAAGCTTCTTCGATGCCCACTTGGGCGAAAGTGAAGTCAACATCCACTTCCTGGTCCGCCGGCCGGCTGAGAATCATTGCCTTGCTGGTGGTGGACGTAGCCCCGCCTACTCCATCGATCTGCCGTGAATCCGGACTTCCGAAGAGTCGGGGCAGGAGGTCATCAAGGCTGGCGTTCGCCTGGTCCAGGTGTTCTGTTTCAAAAACCCAGCACTTGCTGGTGCCTCCACGCATCCATTCGGCTTCGATCTTCATGGTGTTCCCTGCCTGCCTCTCGTGGCGTCCTGCACATTTATTGCCTGTTACGAGGATGATCGGGATCACAAATGAAGACAATCTTGGATAAATAAGGGGGGCTGTAGGAATACTTCATTCATTGTGCCAACGGTGAGAGGAGGGTCCCTAAATCGAGAGCTGCGCTGTTTGGGTCAACCAGTGGGGCGCCTGTTTATGCATGAGTGCATAGAATGAACTAAAGAAGCAGAAGGGTAAAGTAATGCTTAACGATGAGAACGTGGATTTATTCGATATCCGCAGGCTTGCCCTCTTGGTGGAGGTAGTTGAGCAGGGATCCATTACGGCGGCGGCAGAGATCATGATGTATTCGCCTTCGGCCGTCTCGCAGCAACTGCGTAAGTTGGAGCAGGAAGTTGGCCAGCCGCTGCTTAACCGGAGGTCCCGGGGAGTGGTCCCCACGGAGGCGGGCCAGGTGCTGGCCGGCCACGCCCGCAAGATCGTCGGACAGATGCGCGCAGCCAGATCAGATCTCGGCCAGATCGCCGGATTGAACCGTGGCTCACTGACCGTAGGTACTTTCCCCACCCTTGCCGGTTCATTCCTGCCTCTGGTGATCCGCTCTTTCAAGAAGCGGTACCCGGCCATTGGCCTCTCCGTGCGCAGCGCCCGCTTCGACGAACTCGTTGCGGACCTGGAATCCGGAGTCACCGGCCTTTGTTTGCTGTGGGACTACCCTTGGAGCCGGTTCAATGACGAAGCCATCCGAATCACCGAAGTGTTCCAGGAGAGCACAGTAATTTTGGTGGCCAGGGGCCATCCCCTGGCCGAGCGCGATGAGGTGACTGTGAAAGAGCTCCGAAAGGAATCCTGGATAGTCCGCGCTGAGGCCCACCCGGTGGTGGAGGTACTTCAGCGTTCAGCCCACGACGCCGGCTTTGAGCCGAACATCGGTTTTCTGGCCAACGACTACCAGGAAGCCCAGGCCATGGTGAGCGTCGGCATGGGCGTGGCGATGGTCCCCAAGACCGCAGTTGCCCTGCAGCATCCGGATGTGAGGGTTCTGAGCCTGGGCACTGACGCGCCACTGCGCCGCGTTCTTCTTGCCCAGCGCCAGGACAAGGTGTATGCGCCCGCAGAGGTGGCCTTCCATTCAACCCTCCTGGAAATTGCCCGCGAACGCGGAAGCGACTACCTCTAAGACAAGGCGGCTCAGCTAGTCCGGCTGTCCCGCCGGGCGCGCTGCCTGGGCTGATGAATGCGGAAGGAAACGGCGGATGAACGTGGCCGTCATTGCCCCAAGGGCGGACAGGAAGATCCAGGGGGCAAAGGCCGTTGCCGAAGGTGCGTAGGCGAGTTCGTAAAGGGGCGCCAGCGCCGTGTTCCCCAGGACCACGGCGAGCCCTCCGGCGCTGGCCAGCAAACCGTAGTAAGCGCCGGTGGGTCGACCGGATGCGAACTCAAGGACCAGGCCCATGGTTACCGGTTGTACGCACATGTTGCCCAGAGCAGTACCTGTGACAAGCACAAGTGCTGGGAGGATCGGTAGCCAGCCCGCCGGGGGCAATGTGGCCAGGACTCCTAATGAAGCGAAGCCAAGGGCCTGGAGCGCGAAGCCCAAGGGGAGGGCGATCCTG contains the following coding sequences:
- a CDS encoding carbohydrate kinase; translation: MDYLKTTSDQAHHGFDVMVVGEALMDVVTTGTLRAEHPGGSPANVAYGLARLGVNTCLLTAIAPDAWGRRMEEHLVGAGVVILPGSHSLARTASATATVAADGSAHYDFDISWELAPQTPAHFPKILHTGSIATFLEPGAGVVKSLLEQAHRQCVITYDPNIRPALLGSHSQALATFEELVGLTDVVKLSEEDAQWLYPGRSTAGTAAHILRLGTRLSVITKGAEGSYLSTPGFEVIIPASRAKVSDTIGAGDSYMSGLIHGLLNRHAEGFAPEILAQTGRAAAAAAAITVQRPGANPPSLDELNAMLASA
- a CDS encoding glycoside hydrolase family 32 protein; its protein translation is MRPAYHFSVADNWKNDPQRPIYLDGEYHYYYLYNADYINGGGGTSWRRATTTDHVAFRDRGVAIPKFSNGNGDCWSGCMVVDEGNTAGYGAGAVIALVTQAPEGRQAQYLWYSTDRGRSFKPGGQAPVLPNPGVHDFRDPKVIWDADRGRWFMANAEGQKLGFYTSPDLRSWARVGEFLRSDLGLLECPDLFRMTADDGTSHWVLGTSANGKGRGLPATYAYWTGAFDGSTFTPDHPEPEWLDCGFDFYGAVTYPHHHDSGAEDPTLRRAIGWANFWDYPHNTPTLATDGYNGDDMIVRDVRLKRGKGSYYLASAPTAALGDHVKRTHRLGDVAVVGTHDLTIRSNAYDLSCELVWNPDAPPANLGLEVCRAPGGGRHVAAGAFLRGPFTYVNRRPTINPTGGETQTPVDPSTGRLTLRILVDRTSVEVFVGDGRVVHSHRVFPLEGDDGIRLYAHEGSATFKDLTIRELKVTP
- a CDS encoding metal ABC transporter ATP-binding protein, which codes for MNSSHSALRARNLHFSFGDRPALMGLDLDLEWGKVTAIAGPNGAGKSTLIEILAGVRKADRGVVERNDDVALVVQRLSSPDSLPLTVRDVVTMGTWGGARAGKRSATERKAGVSEALARVQLTELASSPFNALSGGQRQRALLAQGIARRARIFLLDEPAAGLDAESRQRTRAMLAAEAARGAAVACVSHDDEAIDAADVVVRLEGGRRVS
- a CDS encoding glycoside hydrolase family 32 protein translates to MTETTHPLATIPREELLSRAEADPLRPRFHFVSPAGWLNDPNGVSQWKGTYHLFYQYNPEGAFHHRIQWGHATSKDLVTWIDQPVALEPSAGPDAEGCWSGVLVNDGGTPTLVYSGRFEDQELPCVAVGSPDLLEWTKDPRNPVIKAPPAGVDITAYRDHCVWREGSTWRQLVGSGIRHRGGTAFLYESNDLRSWDYVGPLVIGDASQGDPSDTDWTGTMWECVDLFRAGEGSLGSAAAADSPDVLVFSAWDDGETRHPLYWTGRYSGDTFEPEALHRLDYGGRFFYAPQSFQDDSGRRIMFGWMQEGRSEAAAVESGWSGVMSLPRLTTVAKDGTLEFAPVPEIGKLRRNHISVPAQVLVGAGTPATTAVSGNQLDLELDVQLAPGAEIRLGVLASADGAEQTVIVLSRDADGTPTGSLRLDRTRSSLDSAVDVEDKSGPLPMTDGRVRLRVLVDRSAVEIFANGKPLTARIYPTLGGEGVSLAATEGSVRLLSFDAWTMAGVFEETRSLLPERK
- the aztB gene encoding zinc ABC transporter permease AztB: MHWLTEPFTADFVLRALIGGAFVAIICGVVGTWVVIRGMAFLGEAIGHGMLPGVALATVAGAPAIAGGAASAVVMSAAISLLQRRGRLSYDTSIGLLFVSMLSLGVIIVSHSRSFATDATAMLFGDILAMDESDLLGLSLAAIATVTITAVLHRSFVAAAFDTRIAHTLGLRPHIAQLAMVGLVTLAVVSSYQAVGSLLVVGLLLAPAVAAGPWTRNIPARMMAAAAVGIMAVALGLLFSWYAGTAAGASIAMAAITLAALSGALARLMMRRSRLATTVSGREPAPVLVSLTGKSS